From a region of the Lepus europaeus isolate LE1 chromosome 17, mLepTim1.pri, whole genome shotgun sequence genome:
- the CDK1 gene encoding cyclin-dependent kinase 1: protein MEDYTKIEKIGEGTYGVVYKGRHKTTGQVVAMKKIRLESEEEGVPSTAIREISLLKELRHPNIVSLQDVLMQDSRLYLIFEFLSMDLKKYLDSIPPGQFMDSSLVKSYLYQILQGIVFCHSRRVLHRDLKPQNLLIDDKGTIKLADFGLARAFGIPIRVYTHEVVTLWYRSPEVLLGSARYSTPVDIWSIGTIFAELATKKPLFHGDSEIDQLFRIFRALGTPNNEVWPEVESLQDYKNTFPKWKPGSLASHVKNLDENGLDLLSKMLVYDPAKRISGKMALNHPYFNDLDNQIKKI, encoded by the exons GTACCTATGGAGTTGTATATAAGGGTAGACACAAAACTACAGGCCAAGTGGTAGCTATGAAGAAAATCAGACTAGAAAGTGAAGAGGAAGGGGTTCCTAGTACTGCAATTCGGGAAATTTCTCTATTAAAAGAACTTCGTCATCCAAATATAGTCAG TCTTCAAGATGTGCTTATGCAAGATTCCAGGTTATATCTCATCTTTGAATTCCTTTCCATGGATCTCAAGAAATACTTGGATTCAATCCCTCCTGGTCAGTTCATGGATTCTTCGCTTGTTAAG agttATTTATACCAGATCCTACAGGGGATTGTGTTTTGTCACTCTAGAAGAGTTCTTCATAGAGATTTAAAACCTCAAAATCTGTTGATTGATGACAAAGGAACTATTAAGCTGGCTGATTTTGGCCTTGCCAGAGCTTTTGGAATACCTATTAGAGTGTATACACATGAG GTAGTAACACTCTGGTATAGATCTCCAGAAGTATTGCTGGGGTCAGCTCGTTACTCGACTCCAGTTGACATTTGGAGTATAGGCACCATATTTGCAGAATTAGCAACTAAGAAACCACTTTTCCATGGAGATTCAGAAATTGATCAGCTCTTCCGGATTTTcag AGCCTTGGGCACACCCAATAACGAAGTGTGGCCAGAAGTGGAATCCTTACAGGACTATAAGAATACATTTCCTAAGTGGAAACCAGGAAGCTTGGCATCTCATGTCAAAAATTTGGATGAAAATGGCTTGGATTTGCTCTCG aAAATGTTAGTCTATGATCCTGCCAAACGGATTTCTGGCAAAATGGCACTAAATCATccatattttaatgatttggaCAATCAGATTAAGAAGATATAG